From Mumia sp. ZJ1417:
GCTGTCGTCGACCAAGCTCAAGCGCGGCAAGCACAAGATCACGGCGAGGTACGTGGCCAAGCACCCCGCGTTCAAGAGCTCGGTGTCCCGGCCGGTCAGGCTGCTGGTCCGCTGAGGGTGACCACAGCGAGTACGCCGCGATGACGGCGCGAGAGGGCGAGGACGCGAATCGTGTCCTCGCCCTCTCGTACGCTCGGGGCCATGACTGACGCGTCCCCCGCCCCCGCCCCCGACCCCGTCATGCAGCGCGTCACCGAGGCAGTGGCGTTCGGCCACCAGGATGACCGCGAGGCGACCCGATCCGCCCTCCTCGCGCTCTGGGCGGAGGTGGGGGACGACGGCGATGCCTTCCACCGGTGCGTGATCGCCCACTACCTCGCCGACGTCACGCCCGACGCCGAGGAGGAGCTCGCCTGGGACCAGCGTGCTCTCGCAGCGGCGTACGAGACGACCGACGAGCGCGCCCGGTCCTACCACGCGTCGCTGGCGATCGCCGGGTTCTTCCCGTCGCTGCACCTCAACCTCGCCGACGTGCTGCGGCGGCTCGGCCGCTTCGAGGAGGCGAGCGCCCACGTCGAGCACACGGCCGCACGCGTCGACGTCCTCCCCCACGACGGTTACGGGACCACGATCCGCGAGTCGCTCGAGGGCGTCCGCGCGATGATCGCCGCCGGCGACACGAGCGCCCGTGACTCGTCACCCAGCTCCTGAGGAGCTGCCAACGAACGGCGGCGCGGCCGCGTACGCCCTACGCTCGTGCCGTTCGGCGGTCTCGGGCAAGGGCCGAGCACTTCACAGGAAGGGCTCGTTCACGTGACACGTACGTCCATGACGACCATCTGCGCGGGGTTTGCGATCGCCACCCTCGTCGCCGCCGGTGCTGCGCCGGCAAGCGCCGGGTCTCGCGACCACGACGACCGGTCGACCAAGAAGATCACCCACGCCGTCAAGCTCAAGGCGGTGCTCGACCACCTCGAGGAGCTCCAGGAGGTCTCCGACGAGCACGGCGACCGCGCTGCCGGGCGCCCCGGCTATGCCGCCTCCGTGCAGTACGTCGTCACGCAGCTGCGGCGCGCGGGGTACGACCCGCAGGTGCAGGAGTTCCCGTTCGACTACGTCGAGGAGAACTCCGAGCTGATCCGGGTGAGCCCGGAGGCGCGCACGTTCGAGCAGGGCACGGACTTCCTCCGCAACGCCTTCGACACCGGGAGCCCCGAGGGCACGGTCACCGGCCCCCTCACCCCGATCGACCTGGTCGTCCCGGCGGCCGGTCTCCCTCCGAACAGCAACACCAGCGGCTGCGAGGCGGCGGACTTCGCCGACCTCGAGCCCGGCGGCATCGCCCTCATGCAGCGCGGCACGTGCGGGTTCGCGGTCAAGGCGCTCAACGCCCAGGCCGCAGGCGCGGGCGGCGTGGTGATCATGAACGAGGGTCAGACCGACCGCACGGGTCTGATCAACATGATCGGCGACGCGACCGGTCTGGCGATCCCCACCGTGTTCGCCACGTCGGCGACCGGTGAGGACCTCGCCCGCGTCGCCGGCTCCACGGTGACGGTCACGGTCGACTACGTGGCCGAGACCCGGTCGGCCTACAACGTCGTCGCCGAGACCCGCAAGGGCGACGACTCCAACGTGGTCATGGCCGGAGCGCACCTCGACGGTGTGCAGGACGGCGCGGGCATCAACGACAACGGCACCGGCAGCGCCGCGCTGCTCGAGACCGCGATCCAGATGCGCCACGCCAAGCCGAACAACACCGTGCGCTTCGCGTGGTGGGGTGCGGAGGAGTCCGGTCTTCTCGGGTCCGAGCACTACGTCGCAGCGTTGAGCCCCGACGAGCTCGACGACATCGCGCTCTACCTGAACTTCGACATGGTCGGCTCCCCGAACTACATGTTCGGCGTCTACGACGGCGACAACTCCAGCGGGACCGCCGACCCCGAAACCATCCCCCCGGGGTCGGACGCGATCGAGGACGTCTTCGAGAAGTTCTACGCCGACCGGGGCGAACCGTTCCAGGACACGGAGTTCTCGGGGCGCTCGGACTACGGGCCGTTCATCGCGGTCGGCGTCCCGGCCGGTGGCCTCTTCACCGGGGCCGAAGGTGAGAAGACCGCCGAGGAGGCGGCCCTCTACGGCGGAGTCGCCGGCGCGGCGTACGACCCGTGCTACCACGCGTTCTGCGACAACCTGCGTGGAGACGGTCAGGACGTGGCGCTGTACGACCAGCTGCGCGAGCACTAT
This genomic window contains:
- a CDS encoding M20/M25/M40 family metallo-hydrolase yields the protein MTTICAGFAIATLVAAGAAPASAGSRDHDDRSTKKITHAVKLKAVLDHLEELQEVSDEHGDRAAGRPGYAASVQYVVTQLRRAGYDPQVQEFPFDYVEENSELIRVSPEARTFEQGTDFLRNAFDTGSPEGTVTGPLTPIDLVVPAAGLPPNSNTSGCEAADFADLEPGGIALMQRGTCGFAVKALNAQAAGAGGVVIMNEGQTDRTGLINMIGDATGLAIPTVFATSATGEDLARVAGSTVTVTVDYVAETRSAYNVVAETRKGDDSNVVMAGAHLDGVQDGAGINDNGTGSAALLETAIQMRHAKPNNTVRFAWWGAEESGLLGSEHYVAALSPDELDDIALYLNFDMVGSPNYMFGVYDGDNSSGTADPETIPPGSDAIEDVFEKFYADRGEPFQDTEFSGRSDYGPFIAVGVPAGGLFTGAEGEKTAEEAALYGGVAGAAYDPCYHAFCDNLRGDGQDVALYDQLREHYRLVGNVNKHALDVNSDAIAAATWTFAYDTSTVNGVEPPRRPHRGHGHGKGLGHGGPLHRASR